In Solanum pennellii chromosome 7, SPENNV200, the following are encoded in one genomic region:
- the LOC107025038 gene encoding oxygen-evolving enhancer protein 1, chloroplastic-like, translated as MGVSSSAAHEERDVVRKLHGCDRRLFGRGKLRNYILERARIALRLVVSLPETTAASRLSFSLEADLKDFSHKCIDTSMIAGFSLATSSLVVSGANAERVPKRLTLDEIQTKTYMEVKGTGTANQCPTIDGGVDNIAFKLGKYNAKKFYLDPTPFIVKEEGVSKNSALKF; from the exons ATGGGTGTTTCTTCGAGTGCGGCACATGAAGAGCGTGATGTTGTCCGAAAG CTACATGGCTGTGACCGGAGGCTGTTCGGAAGGGGAAAGCTTCGAAATTATATTTTAGAGCGTGCACGGATTGCACTGAG GTTGGTGGTGTCTCTGCCGGAAACAACAGCTGCATCGAGGCTTTCTTTCTCTTTGGAAGCTGATCTTAAAGATTTTTCTCATAAATGTATTGACACTTCAATGATTGCTGGATTTTCCCTTGCCACTTCTTCCCTTGTTGTCTCA GGAGCTAATGCTGAAAGAGTTCCAAAACGTCTAACCTTAGACGAGATTCAGACAAAGACATACATGGAAGTAAAGGGAACTGGAACTGCCAACCAGTGCCCTACCATAGATGGAGGTGTTGATAACATTGCCTTCAAGCTAGGTAAATACAACGCCAAGAAGTTCTACTTAGATCCAACACCATTCATTGTCAAGGAAGAGGGCGTAAGCAAAAACTCAGCCCTAAAGTTTTAA